Proteins from a genomic interval of Papaver somniferum cultivar HN1 chromosome 4, ASM357369v1, whole genome shotgun sequence:
- the LOC113273692 gene encoding uncharacterized protein LOC113273692 isoform X2: MLLLPTLIPFRYVRNYLESEKSNIKGSKVKTNLLVRSKSTSFKAEMERFFGELKKGKTLPQEVESLETKAARKARLKQTISDIGFLGIPLWFSILLAAHVLTKPSLITPAADPGKVVASR; the protein is encoded by the exons ATGCTTTTGCTACCTACACTTATACCGTTCCG GTATGTACGGAACTACCTAGAGAGCGAGAAAAGCAATATCAAAGGTTCTAAAGTGAAGACTAATTTGCTG GTTCGGTCAAAAAGCACCTCTTTTAAAGCAGAGATGGAGCGCTTTTTCGGAGAATTAAAAAAGGGAAAAACTCTACCACAGGAAGTGGAGAGTCTGGAGACCAAG GCTGCTCGTAAAGCACGTCTTAAGCAAACCATCTCTGATATTGGGTTTCTGGGGATACCTCTTTGGTTCTCGATTCTTCTCGCCGCACATGTACTAACAAAG CCCTCGTTGATTACTCCTGCTGCTGATCCGGGTAAGGTAGTTGCCTCTCGGTGA
- the LOC113273692 gene encoding uncharacterized protein LOC113273692 isoform X1 — MDLRYAFATYTYTVPERPLILIKYVRNYLESEKSNIKGSKVKTNLLVRSKSTSFKAEMERFFGELKKGKTLPQEVESLETKAARKARLKQTISDIGFLGIPLWFSILLAAHVLTKPSLITPAADPGKVVASR, encoded by the exons ATGGATCTAAGATATGCTTTTGCTACCTACACTTATACCGTTCCGGAAAGGCCACTTATTCTAATCAA GTATGTACGGAACTACCTAGAGAGCGAGAAAAGCAATATCAAAGGTTCTAAAGTGAAGACTAATTTGCTG GTTCGGTCAAAAAGCACCTCTTTTAAAGCAGAGATGGAGCGCTTTTTCGGAGAATTAAAAAAGGGAAAAACTCTACCACAGGAAGTGGAGAGTCTGGAGACCAAG GCTGCTCGTAAAGCACGTCTTAAGCAAACCATCTCTGATATTGGGTTTCTGGGGATACCTCTTTGGTTCTCGATTCTTCTCGCCGCACATGTACTAACAAAG CCCTCGTTGATTACTCCTGCTGCTGATCCGGGTAAGGTAGTTGCCTCTCGGTGA